From Coffea arabica cultivar ET-39 chromosome 2e, Coffea Arabica ET-39 HiFi, whole genome shotgun sequence, the proteins below share one genomic window:
- the LOC113731398 gene encoding 2-hydroxyisoflavanone dehydratase-like has protein sequence MDLSIQIPDAPDVLHSFLPLFRVFKDGRVERFSQTPFTPPSDSEDPNAVTGGVRSKGIVISPENKVGARLFLPKTIKPDEKRPLLIYIHGGAFAIESAFSIQYHNYVSSLVAEANIIAVSVEYRLAPEHPVPACYDDSWAVINWVTAHAKDRQGPDLWINNHADFTKVFFSGDSAGGNIAHNMAVRAGQDGLGDGVKLEGVILMHPFFGDGKPNKLWELICSDFKGWEDPRLNPMAHPGSLSSLVCGKILICISEKDIIRESGQLYYEALKKSGWKGELDLVDIEEEGHVFHLLNPDCHRAGVLMRRVVSFLRG, from the coding sequence ATGGATCTCTCAATCCAAATACCTGACGCTCCTGATGTACTTCACAGTTTCCTTCCTCTCTTTCGCGTATTCAAAGATGGCCGTGTCGAAAGGTTCAGTCAAACTCCCTTCACCCCTCCGTCTGATTCGGAAGATCCGAACGCCGTCACCGGTGGTGTCCGATCAAAAGGCATCGTCATCTCACCGGAAAACAAGGTAGGAGCACGGCTATTCCTTCCCAAAACAATCAAGCCCGATGAGAAACGTCCCCTCCTCATCTACATCCACGGTGGTGCCTTCGCCATCGAATCGGCCTTCTCCATTCAATACCATAACTACGTTAGCTCCCTCGTAGCCGAGGCGAATATCATCGCCGTGTCCGTCGAATACAGGTTGGCTCCGGAGCACCCCGTGCCCGCGTGCTACGACGATTCCTGGGCAGTGATTAATTGGGTCACAGCTCATGCCAAAGATAGACAAGGCCCCGATTTATGGATTAATAATCACGCCGACTTCACCAAGGTCTTCTTCTCCGGCGACAGCGCTGGAGGTAACATTGCCCATAACATGGCAGTGAGAGCAGGTCAAGATGGGCTGGGCGACGGCGTAAAGCTCGAGGGAGTGATTTTGATGCATCCCTTTTTCGGTGATGGGAAGCCTAATAAACTTTGGGAGCTTATCTGTTCAGACTTTAAGGGATGGGAGGATCCAAGGCTGAATCCGATGGCTCATCCGGGTTCGTTATCGAGCCTTGTTTGTGGCAAGATTCTGATTTGCATATCCGAGAAAGATATCATCAGAGAGAGTGGTCAGCTTTACTATGAGGCCTTGAAGAAAAGCGGATGGAAAGGTGAGTTGGATTTGGTGGACATTGAAGAGGAGGGTCATGTTTTCCACCTCTTGAACCCAGATTGTCACCGCGCCGGAGTCTTGATGAGACGGGTGGTTTCATTTCTAAGAGGATAG